One genomic segment of Vicinamibacterales bacterium includes these proteins:
- a CDS encoding amino acid adenylation domain-containing protein, whose protein sequence is MSAVADLVRHLDQQGIALRVEQGVLRFRAPKGALTPELRALVQARSAEIVAHLSGATAPADQIAAIDRAGLPRMSFGQERIWFLHRFEGPSSTYNITPVFRLRGPLAMPALQAAFDALARRHEPLRTRCAESDGLGVQVVEAPAPVPIRIVSLRDVPAAERMAAAERLILEETAKPFDLERELPLRVTLIELNAADRILLPFMHHIAADGWSLGVLQQEFNVLYDAAVTGRTPDLAPLPVQYADFAAWQRSIQEGERGRAGLDYWRRQLAGAPQTLALPLDFERPATLTSSGQVLHRSIPEATANAIAARARAEGSSLFMILLAAYAVLLHRYSGQDDLLIGSPVAGRPRRELEALIGCFVNTLVLRVRVTGVETFTELLRQVRQTALDAYSWQDVPVEAVIDAVIEQRDPSRIPLYQAQFSLQNVPVGAAAVSSLQVEPMPMDRVAAKNDLSFILERREGAGIAAEVEFNTDLFREETLRGMWDDYLQLLEHVIEAPETPVSSLRMRSTSADEAPAVVANEGPQDLVAWFEAAAVTHAPHTAVKDAGGELSYAQLDRRADAIAAALLANGSAPQSPVGVLMRRSLNLPAAILGVLKAGGAYVPLSSDHPAERLRFMLAHAGVRLLIVDEATAASARALIAGTEVAAIVITAAMFEAPPAPVTRARPIAPDDLAYVIFTSGSTGRPKGVMIEHRSVVNLAHALRDLVYAGLPDAQNVALVASPVFDASVQQVFATLLFGHTLCLVPEDLRRDGEGLCRLFRDWRIQVSDGTPSLLGLMLRGGLVAQCGATLRHLLIGGEPLPADLLRTLYRDPAGRGIAVTNVYGPTECCVDVVALRVTAADALDGAVVPIGRPMRNCQALIVDRHGRTVPPGVPGELVIAGVCVGRGYVNDAALTADRFHALPEAGLARAYRTGDVCRRTRAGVIEFLGRNDDQVKILGHRIELGEVESHLRAHPAIADVTVQARLTSKGYREMAAYVVAREPVSVTELREFAGARMPAYMIPAYFVPLDALPLNESGKVARDRLPNPETARLLPSGAEYVAPAGAAQEALLQVWTRTLKLERAGVRDNYFASGGDSIKALQLASRLRDAGWKVEIRDIFRFPTIEQLSPHLKPWAGAAADQGSDVGVAPLAATQRFFFDTYGAGATFNQAILLRPLKPLSVETLGAALAALMAHHGMLRTRFVRQHSEWMQETLAPGAVPPRILARPEPTAQSFALDRAPLWSAALYDAADGQRLLLTAHHLIVDGVSWRILLDDLQAVLDQLDRHEAASLPARSAPYSAWVEHQRQAVSTSLAGERDYWSATADAQEALGRRQADRQADRRELRAVLSPDQTRALLTDAHAAYTTEINDLLIAAVARAWCRWTGDDRCGLTVEGHGREALDGDIDTTRTIGWFTSIFPVTIPLPRNSSEGAAIEVVKDALRAIPRKGAGYTVLRYLGGEAVGRLSPLPSLAFNYLGRFDSTAERWFERAPDAPPPTVTPDVALPWPLEVTAAVVGGRMEMALAYSSARYESAAVERFFALVQSELDAIVRHTLDHGASAVQDTRPLTPLQEGMYFHALSEPESEAYFEQWSFRIEGDLRPELVRASWNDLFARHDALRTVFTADTGGRPRQQVLRHREVDLTVKDLSATPAVSREERLGQEKDADRRRGFRLDADPLVRVLLIRWAPDLWDLVWSHHHIVLDGWSAGLVQFEFLETYAAKRAGRAPALEPAPAFGDFVRALPAATDTAFWQGYLGGYETTAEIPRAATPGPAGLARQLVELSPDTSARIAAFCRTEAVTLSAFVQAIWGVILSRYAYSDDVVFGYVVSGRPPSLPGVERMVGLLINTIPVRVRLHEDESFRALVKRLLIDAADLTAHQHAPLVDVQRASGASAPLVNHVVALENYPLEEGLRAFGRRELGFDITSAVSYDRTNYGFDLVVLPGTDALRFRLSWDRSMHDEALMTRIGAQLRHLIEEALEHPDRSPCRMNILPAEQRDAVVTQPNRTAANYPDTATIVDLFDAQAARQPDAPAVLAPHQSERWISYRELQSRAQAVAATLHHDLHVAPGSRVGVYLRPSVEAVVAVLGVLKAGCTYVPVDPRYPQERVQFILDDAGVKAVLAAREDATALQSAACPIIDVATLPATDARPLPVASKPDDVAYVIYTSGSTGLPKGCLVTHRNVVRLVVNDRFDFTFGPADVWVMAHALSFDFSVWEMYGALLHGGRLVMPARDVVQDVPLFRDLIATHRVTVLNQTPLAFYNLVAVEEARPGHTLGSHLRYVIFGGDRLDTARLQPWVRHYPAETVALVNMYGITETTVHVTYCRLTSEQIRSPGGRSPVGRPLPETTVYVCDRHLNPQPLGAPGEMLVGGSGVCLGYLDRPELTAARFIPDTFAGSGRLYRSGDLAFRDESGALNFVGRNDHQVKIRGHRIEPAEVERALRAVAGVTQAAVIVEQGAAGNELTACVTGNVNAEAVRAALGERLPDYLVPGGIVVCDALPLTAHGKLDVAAVRALRTRQAAASGPVFEAPASEREELLAGIWAEVIGVDRVGRHDRFISLGGDSIKSIQILARLRARGLTVDLKDLFRYPTVAELAPRLQERRTTQVATAGGAFALTPIQRRFFEEHQVESAHYNHAVLLRFDRETDVARLRQALQHLQDTHGALRQRFEQTADGWSATIAPAGEAVAFTVEDLRREPEALEAMQRLSAREQTGFSLSAGPLVRATLFRLPDADRLLLVAHHLVVDGVTWQIVLEDLAAALAGEPVMEATDSLAAWSAALHASASDSRVLAELPYWQAMDEDDGAVAAAIGEAGHYADAVEESIEWTAPETADLLRRAPAAYQTNAGELLLTAAARALGRWTGGRRVQIALEGHGRDGVPGVDVSRTAGWFTALYPFMLDLEDQPVGRRIRQLKEDLRQVPNGGTGYGILRYLSQAPAAARLHARPRVSFNYLGEFRTVDSAGSFALCDDPIAPSASPAGPRPFALEIAAIVVADRLRLSLIFAATRLARSRVRELRNALDEELRRVVEHCITREATELTPADLTHKGMTLDELDDLFDDD, encoded by the coding sequence CTGAGCGCCGTCGCCGACCTCGTCCGCCACCTGGACCAACAGGGCATCGCGCTTCGCGTCGAGCAGGGCGTGCTGCGCTTCCGCGCGCCCAAGGGCGCCCTGACCCCGGAGTTGCGCGCGCTCGTGCAGGCGCGGAGCGCCGAGATTGTCGCCCACCTGTCGGGCGCGACGGCGCCGGCGGACCAGATCGCGGCGATCGACCGCGCCGGCCTGCCGCGGATGTCGTTCGGCCAGGAGCGCATCTGGTTCCTGCATCGCTTCGAAGGCCCGAGCAGCACCTACAACATCACGCCGGTGTTCCGCCTGCGCGGCCCGCTCGCGATGCCGGCGCTGCAGGCCGCGTTCGACGCGCTCGCTCGACGCCACGAGCCGTTGCGGACGCGCTGCGCCGAGAGTGACGGCCTCGGCGTGCAGGTGGTCGAGGCGCCGGCGCCGGTGCCGATCCGGATCGTGTCGCTGCGGGACGTGCCGGCGGCCGAGCGGATGGCCGCGGCGGAACGGCTGATCCTCGAGGAGACGGCAAAGCCGTTCGACCTCGAGCGGGAACTACCGCTTCGGGTAACGCTGATCGAGTTGAACGCGGCGGATCGCATCCTGCTGCCGTTCATGCACCACATCGCCGCCGACGGGTGGTCCCTCGGCGTGCTGCAGCAGGAGTTCAACGTCCTCTACGACGCCGCCGTCACCGGCCGGACACCGGACCTGGCGCCGCTGCCGGTGCAGTATGCGGACTTCGCCGCGTGGCAGCGATCGATCCAGGAAGGCGAACGTGGGCGCGCCGGGCTCGACTACTGGCGGCGGCAGTTGGCCGGTGCCCCGCAGACGCTGGCGCTGCCGCTGGACTTCGAGCGGCCGGCGACGCTGACCTCCAGCGGGCAGGTACTGCACCGCTCGATCCCCGAGGCCACCGCGAACGCGATTGCCGCGCGGGCGCGCGCGGAGGGCAGCAGCCTGTTCATGATCCTGCTGGCCGCCTACGCGGTGCTGCTGCACCGCTACTCAGGCCAGGACGACCTGCTGATCGGCAGTCCCGTGGCGGGGCGGCCGCGCCGGGAGCTGGAAGCGCTCATTGGCTGTTTCGTCAACACGCTCGTGTTGCGGGTCCGCGTGACCGGCGTCGAGACCTTCACTGAACTGCTGCGGCAGGTCCGGCAGACGGCGCTCGACGCCTACTCGTGGCAGGACGTGCCGGTCGAGGCGGTGATCGACGCGGTGATCGAGCAGCGCGATCCGTCGCGCATCCCGCTCTATCAAGCCCAATTCAGCCTGCAGAACGTCCCGGTCGGCGCGGCGGCGGTGTCGAGCCTGCAGGTCGAGCCGATGCCGATGGACCGGGTCGCCGCCAAGAACGACCTGTCGTTCATCCTCGAGCGGCGCGAGGGCGCCGGCATCGCGGCGGAAGTCGAGTTCAACACCGATCTGTTCCGCGAAGAGACGCTGCGCGGGATGTGGGACGACTACCTGCAGCTCCTCGAGCACGTCATCGAGGCGCCGGAGACGCCGGTGTCGTCGCTGCGGATGCGATCGACGTCCGCGGACGAGGCGCCGGCCGTGGTGGCCAACGAGGGCCCGCAGGACCTGGTGGCCTGGTTCGAAGCCGCCGCGGTCACGCACGCACCGCACACGGCGGTGAAAGACGCGGGCGGCGAGCTGTCGTACGCGCAGCTCGATCGGCGGGCCGATGCGATTGCCGCCGCGCTGCTGGCGAACGGCTCCGCGCCGCAAAGCCCGGTCGGCGTGCTGATGCGCCGATCGCTGAACCTGCCGGCCGCCATTCTTGGCGTGCTCAAGGCGGGCGGCGCCTACGTGCCGCTCTCCAGCGATCATCCGGCGGAGCGCCTGCGCTTCATGCTGGCGCACGCCGGCGTGCGCCTCTTGATCGTGGATGAGGCCACCGCCGCGTCGGCGCGCGCGCTGATTGCCGGGACTGAGGTGGCCGCGATTGTGATCACCGCGGCGATGTTCGAGGCGCCACCGGCGCCGGTGACCCGCGCGCGGCCGATCGCGCCGGATGATCTCGCCTACGTCATCTTCACCTCCGGATCCACCGGCCGTCCCAAGGGCGTGATGATCGAGCATCGCTCCGTGGTGAACCTCGCGCATGCGCTCCGGGATCTCGTCTACGCCGGCCTGCCCGATGCGCAGAACGTGGCGCTGGTGGCCTCCCCGGTGTTCGACGCCTCGGTGCAGCAGGTGTTCGCCACGCTGCTGTTCGGCCACACGCTGTGCCTGGTCCCCGAGGACCTGCGGCGCGACGGCGAGGGCCTCTGCAGGCTGTTCCGCGACTGGCGCATCCAGGTCAGCGACGGCACCCCAAGCCTGCTGGGCCTCATGCTGCGCGGCGGGCTGGTGGCACAGTGCGGCGCCACGCTGCGGCACTTGTTGATTGGAGGCGAGCCGCTGCCCGCCGACCTGCTGCGCACGCTCTATCGAGACCCGGCCGGTCGCGGCATTGCCGTCACCAACGTCTACGGCCCGACGGAATGCTGCGTGGACGTGGTGGCGCTGCGCGTGACCGCGGCGGACGCGCTCGATGGCGCGGTGGTGCCCATCGGCCGGCCCATGCGCAACTGCCAGGCCCTGATTGTCGATCGCCACGGCCGCACCGTGCCGCCGGGAGTGCCGGGCGAGCTGGTGATTGCCGGCGTGTGCGTCGGCCGCGGCTACGTCAACGACGCCGCGCTCACGGCCGACCGTTTCCACGCGCTGCCCGAGGCGGGACTGGCGCGCGCCTATCGCACCGGCGACGTCTGCCGCCGCACGCGGGCGGGCGTCATCGAGTTCCTCGGCCGCAACGACGACCAGGTCAAGATCCTCGGCCACCGCATCGAGCTGGGCGAGGTGGAAAGCCACCTGCGCGCCCACCCGGCGATTGCTGACGTCACGGTGCAGGCCCGGCTCACCTCGAAGGGCTACCGCGAGATGGCGGCGTATGTCGTGGCCCGCGAACCGGTGAGCGTGACGGAGCTGCGAGAGTTCGCCGGCGCCCGCATGCCGGCCTACATGATCCCGGCCTACTTCGTGCCGCTCGACGCGCTGCCGCTCAACGAGTCGGGCAAGGTGGCGCGCGATCGGCTGCCGAACCCAGAGACCGCGCGCCTGCTGCCCTCGGGCGCCGAGTACGTCGCCCCGGCCGGCGCCGCGCAAGAAGCGCTGCTGCAGGTGTGGACGCGGACGCTGAAGCTCGAACGCGCCGGCGTGCGCGACAACTACTTCGCCAGCGGCGGTGATTCGATCAAGGCCTTGCAGCTCGCTTCGCGGCTGCGCGACGCCGGCTGGAAGGTCGAGATCCGCGACATCTTCAGGTTCCCGACCATCGAGCAGCTGTCGCCCCACCTCAAGCCCTGGGCCGGCGCGGCCGCCGACCAGGGCTCGGACGTCGGCGTGGCGCCGCTCGCTGCGACCCAGCGCTTCTTCTTTGATACCTACGGCGCGGGTGCGACCTTCAACCAGGCGATCCTGCTTCGCCCATTGAAGCCGCTGAGCGTGGAGACCTTGGGAGCCGCGCTGGCGGCGCTGATGGCGCACCACGGCATGCTGCGCACGCGTTTCGTGCGGCAGCACAGCGAGTGGATGCAGGAGACGCTGGCGCCCGGCGCCGTGCCGCCGCGGATCCTGGCGCGGCCCGAGCCCACCGCACAATCGTTCGCACTCGACCGCGCCCCGCTGTGGTCCGCGGCGCTGTATGACGCGGCAGACGGCCAGCGGCTGTTGCTGACGGCACACCACCTGATCGTCGATGGCGTGTCGTGGCGCATCCTGCTTGACGACCTGCAGGCCGTGCTCGATCAACTCGATCGCCACGAAGCCGCCTCACTGCCGGCCCGTTCGGCACCGTATTCCGCGTGGGTGGAACACCAGCGCCAGGCGGTGAGCACCAGCCTCGCGGGCGAGCGCGACTACTGGTCGGCGACGGCCGATGCCCAGGAGGCACTGGGACGTCGGCAGGCGGATCGGCAGGCAGATCGGCGCGAATTGCGCGCCGTGCTGTCGCCGGATCAGACCCGGGCGCTGCTGACCGACGCGCACGCCGCCTACACGACCGAGATCAACGATCTGCTGATCGCCGCGGTGGCCCGCGCGTGGTGCCGTTGGACGGGCGACGATCGTTGCGGCCTCACGGTGGAAGGACACGGCCGCGAAGCGCTCGATGGCGACATCGACACCACGCGGACCATCGGCTGGTTCACGTCGATCTTCCCCGTGACCATCCCGTTGCCCCGCAACAGCAGCGAAGGCGCCGCGATTGAGGTGGTGAAGGACGCGCTGCGCGCGATTCCGCGAAAGGGCGCCGGCTATACCGTGCTGCGCTATCTCGGTGGAGAAGCCGTCGGCCGCCTGTCGCCGTTGCCGTCGCTGGCGTTCAATTACCTCGGGCGCTTTGATTCGACCGCCGAACGCTGGTTCGAGCGCGCACCCGATGCGCCGCCGCCTACCGTGACACCCGACGTCGCGCTGCCATGGCCGCTCGAGGTCACCGCCGCGGTGGTCGGCGGCCGCATGGAGATGGCGCTGGCTTACAGTTCGGCGCGCTACGAATCAGCGGCCGTCGAGCGCTTCTTCGCCCTCGTCCAGTCCGAACTCGATGCCATTGTTCGCCACACGCTCGACCATGGCGCCTCGGCGGTGCAGGACACGCGGCCGCTCACGCCGTTGCAGGAAGGCATGTACTTCCATGCCCTGTCGGAGCCGGAATCCGAGGCCTACTTCGAGCAGTGGTCGTTCCGTATCGAGGGTGACCTGCGGCCGGAACTGGTGCGCGCATCCTGGAACGATCTGTTTGCGCGTCACGACGCACTGCGCACCGTGTTCACGGCCGACACGGGCGGTCGGCCGCGGCAGCAGGTGCTGCGCCATCGCGAGGTCGACCTCACGGTCAAGGATCTCTCGGCCACACCGGCGGTTTCGCGCGAGGAGCGTCTCGGCCAGGAGAAGGACGCCGATCGGCGCCGCGGGTTCAGGCTCGATGCGGACCCGCTGGTCCGCGTGCTGCTGATTCGATGGGCACCGGACCTGTGGGACCTCGTGTGGAGCCACCACCACATCGTGCTCGACGGCTGGTCGGCGGGGCTCGTGCAGTTCGAGTTTCTCGAAACCTATGCGGCGAAACGGGCGGGACGGGCGCCCGCACTGGAACCGGCGCCGGCGTTTGGCGATTTCGTTCGCGCGCTCCCGGCCGCGACCGATACCGCGTTCTGGCAGGGATACCTGGGCGGCTACGAGACCACCGCGGAGATCCCGCGTGCCGCGACGCCGGGGCCGGCCGGACTCGCCCGGCAGCTGGTGGAACTGTCGCCCGACACGTCGGCGCGCATCGCGGCCTTCTGTCGAACCGAGGCGGTCACGTTGAGCGCCTTCGTGCAGGCGATCTGGGGCGTCATCCTCTCGCGCTACGCCTACTCGGACGACGTGGTGTTCGGGTACGTGGTGTCGGGCCGCCCGCCGAGTCTTCCCGGTGTGGAGCGGATGGTCGGCCTGCTGATCAACACCATTCCCGTTCGGGTGCGGCTCCACGAGGATGAATCGTTCAGGGCGTTGGTCAAGCGCCTGCTGATCGACGCCGCCGATCTCACTGCGCACCAGCACGCGCCGCTGGTCGACGTGCAGCGCGCCAGTGGTGCGTCGGCGCCGCTGGTCAACCACGTCGTCGCGCTCGAGAACTATCCGCTCGAAGAGGGCTTGCGCGCCTTCGGCCGCCGCGAGCTCGGGTTCGACATCACGTCGGCCGTCAGTTACGACCGCACCAACTACGGCTTCGACCTGGTGGTGCTGCCGGGCACGGACGCGTTGCGGTTCCGGTTGTCATGGGATCGCTCGATGCACGACGAAGCGCTGATGACGAGAATTGGCGCGCAGCTGCGTCACCTGATTGAAGAGGCCTTGGAGCATCCGGACCGGAGTCCGTGCCGGATGAACATCCTGCCGGCGGAGCAGCGCGACGCGGTGGTCACCCAGCCGAATCGCACCGCCGCGAACTATCCGGATACCGCGACCATCGTTGACCTGTTCGACGCGCAGGCGGCGCGTCAGCCCGACGCGCCCGCCGTGCTGGCGCCACACCAGTCCGAACGCTGGATCAGCTACCGCGAGCTGCAGTCGCGCGCGCAGGCCGTGGCGGCCACACTGCACCACGACCTGCACGTGGCGCCCGGCAGCCGGGTAGGCGTGTATCTGCGGCCGTCGGTTGAGGCGGTGGTCGCCGTGCTCGGAGTGCTCAAGGCCGGATGCACTTACGTGCCGGTCGATCCCCGCTATCCACAGGAGCGGGTGCAGTTCATCCTCGACGATGCCGGCGTCAAGGCGGTGCTCGCCGCTCGCGAAGACGCGACCGCGCTCCAGTCGGCGGCGTGTCCCATCATCGACGTCGCCACGCTTCCCGCCACCGACGCGCGGCCCCTGCCGGTGGCCTCGAAGCCGGATGATGTCGCGTATGTGATCTACACGTCCGGCTCCACCGGCCTGCCCAAGGGCTGCCTGGTCACGCACCGCAACGTCGTGCGGCTGGTCGTCAACGATCGCTTCGACTTCACGTTCGGCCCCGCCGACGTGTGGGTGATGGCGCATGCGCTGAGCTTCGACTTCTCGGTGTGGGAGATGTACGGCGCGCTGCTGCACGGCGGCCGCCTGGTGATGCCGGCCCGCGACGTCGTGCAGGATGTGCCGCTGTTCCGCGATCTCATCGCGACGCACCGGGTCACGGTGCTGAACCAGACGCCGCTGGCGTTCTACAACCTGGTGGCGGTCGAAGAGGCGCGGCCCGGCCACACGCTCGGCAGCCACCTGCGCTACGTGATCTTCGGCGGCGATCGACTCGACACGGCCAGGCTGCAGCCGTGGGTGCGCCACTATCCGGCCGAGACCGTGGCGCTGGTGAACATGTACGGCATCACCGAGACCACCGTGCACGTCACTTACTGCCGGCTGACGAGCGAGCAGATTCGGTCGCCGGGCGGGCGCAGCCCGGTCGGGCGGCCGCTGCCGGAGACCACCGTCTACGTCTGCGATCGTCACCTGAACCCGCAACCGCTGGGCGCCCCCGGTGAAATGCTCGTGGGCGGCAGCGGCGTGTGCCTCGGCTATCTCGATCGTCCGGAACTCACCGCCGCGCGCTTCATCCCGGACACGTTCGCCGGCTCGGGGCGGCTCTATCGCAGCGGCGACCTGGCGTTCCGCGACGAGTCGGGCGCGCTGAACTTCGTTGGCCGCAACGACCACCAGGTCAAGATTCGCGGGCATCGTATCGAGCCGGCGGAAGTCGAGCGCGCGCTCCGCGCGGTTGCCGGTGTGACGCAGGCGGCGGTGATCGTGGAGCAGGGCGCGGCCGGCAACGAGCTGACGGCGTGCGTCACCGGAAACGTCAACGCCGAGGCGGTGCGCGCCGCGCTCGGCGAGCGGCTGCCCGACTACCTCGTGCCCGGCGGCATCGTGGTCTGTGATGCGCTTCCCCTGACGGCCCACGGCAAGCTCGACGTCGCCGCCGTTCGCGCGCTGCGCACGCGGCAGGCCGCCGCGTCGGGTCCCGTCTTCGAGGCTCCCGCGAGCGAGCGCGAAGAGTTGCTGGCGGGCATCTGGGCCGAGGTCATCGGCGTGGACCGCGTCGGCCGCCACGATCGGTTCATCAGCCTTGGCGGCGATTCGATCAAGTCGATCCAGATCCTGGCGCGGCTGCGGGCGCGGGGGCTGACGGTCGATCTGAAGGATCTGTTCCGCTATCCGACGGTGGCCGAGCTGGCGCCGCGGCTGCAGGAGCGCCGGACGACCCAGGTGGCGACGGCCGGCGGCGCGTTCGCGCTGACGCCGATCCAGCGCCGGTTCTTCGAGGAGCATCAGGTCGAATCCGCCCACTACAACCACGCCGTGCTGCTGCGGTTTGACCGCGAGACCGACGTCGCCCGGCTGCGGCAGGCGCTGCAGCACCTCCAGGACACGCACGGCGCGCTTCGCCAGCGGTTCGAGCAGACCGCCGATGGTTGGAGCGCCACCATCGCGCCCGCTGGTGAGGCGGTGGCGTTCACTGTCGAGGATCTCCGGCGGGAGCCCGAGGCGCTGGAGGCGATGCAGCGGCTGTCGGCCCGTGAGCAGACCGGCTTCAGTTTGAGCGCGGGCCCGCTGGTCCGCGCGACCCTCTTCCGCCTGCCTGACGCGGATCGCCTGTTGCTGGTGGCGCACCACCTGGTCGTTGACGGCGTCACCTGGCAAATCGTGCTCGAAGACCTGGCGGCCGCGCTCGCCGGCGAGCCCGTGATGGAGGCCACCGATTCGTTGGCGGCGTGGTCGGCCGCGCTCCACGCATCGGCCTCCGACTCCCGAGTGCTGGCGGAGCTTCCGTACTGGCAGGCGATGGACGAGGACGATGGCGCGGTGGCGGCGGCCATTGGCGAAGCGGGCCACTACGCCGACGCGGTGGAAGAGTCGATCGAGTGGACCGCGCCTGAGACCGCCGACTTGTTGCGTCGCGCGCCGGCCGCTTACCAAACCAATGCCGGCGAGCTGCTGTTGACCGCGGCGGCGAGAGCGCTCGGCCGCTGGACCGGCGGGCGGCGCGTGCAGATTGCCCTCGAGGGACACGGCCGCGACGGCGTCCCCGGTGTGGATGTCAGCCGGACGGCGGGGTGGTTCACGGCGCTGTATCCGTTCATGCTCGATCTCGAGGATCAGCCGGTCGGCCGCCGCATCCGCCAGCTCAAGGAGGATCTCCGCCAGGTGCCCAACGGCGGCACCGGCTATGGCATTCTGCGATACCTGTCGCAGGCGCCGGCCGCGGCGCGGTTGCACGCGCGTCCCCGCGTCTCGTTCAATTACCTGGGCGAGTTCCGGACGGTCGATTCAGCGGGCAGCTTCGCGTTGTGCGACGATCCGATTGCGCCATCGGCAAGCCCGGCTGGACCCCGCCCGTTCGCGCTGGAGATTGCCGCCATCGTCGTGGCGGATCGCCTGCGGCTGTCACTGATTTTCGCGGCCACGCGCCTCGCGCGATCGCGGGTGCGCGAGCTCCGCAATGCCCTGGACGAGGAGTTGCGCCGCGTGGTCGAACACTGCATCACTCGTGAGGCCACGGAATTGACCCCTGCCGACCTCACGCACAAGGGCATGACCCTGGACGAACTGGACGATCTTTTCGATGACGATTAG